Within Candidatus Dojkabacteria bacterium, the genomic segment ATATTTGTAATTGTAGCTTTGTCAAAATCATATATCATTCCCCTTATCTATGCTAAAATCCTGCTTTCGGTAATAATTGATACACTTTTAATGAAAATAGGAATACAGGGTGGTGAAGGAAGCTTCAACCACTCAGCAGCATTAAAATATATATCGGAAAACGGCATCAAAAATGCTAAGATTGAATATCTGTATACATCGGAGCGAGTCTTGGCTGCCCTGGAGGCGGGGGAGGTTGATTTAGGATTGTTTGCGATATTTAATACTCTCGGTGGTGTCGTTGAGGAAAGTGCAGAGGCGATCGGCAAGCACGATTTTCAGTATGTCGATACGCTTTCCCTTCAGATCAGGCATTTCTTGATGTGCTCGCACGAGTGCTCAGCAGCAGACCTCAAGACGATCTATGCCCATCCACAGGTGTTTATCCAGTGCGCGCTGACACTGGGGAAACGGTATGCATCGGTTGAGCTCCGTTCGGGCGATGGCGAGATGATTGATACCGCAAGAGCAGCCCAGGCCTTGGCATCTGGAGAGCTTGATAAGCATTGCGCGATCTTAGGAAACAAAGATATGGCAGAGATTTACGGCTTGAAAATTGTGGACGAGGATCTTCAGGACAGAGAAGATAACAATACACATTTTCTTATTGTCCGACCCCTTAAGCAGCTAAAAGCATAGCCCAAGCCATTGGACTTTGTTACAATGATGCGAAGAGATGGATCTACTGCTTAAACTCACAGGGATAGTAATACTGCTCTTGCTCATGATAAAGAGCGCAGGGGTAATTCGTTCGTCACTAGTCTCACTTTCTTACCGTACACGGATCAACTATTTCATAAGTGGGTTTGTATTACTGTCATTTGCATCAAGTCTCCCCGAATTTTCAATCGCCATAAGCTCAGCCAGCCAGGATGTACCACAGCTTTCAGTGGGGAATCTATTCGGTGCAACATTGTTTTTGATGACTGTAACTGTTGGCGCGCTGGCAATAAAGCACCGCTCAATACCCTTTAAGACTATGTTTGGCAGGCGGGAAGTGATTATGTCTCTTCTCCTCATCTTTATGATGGCTGTTGTGGTTATCGACAAAAATCTTAGCAAAGCCGACGGAGTAATCTTAATCTCAGCCTATGTGGGACTGATACTGTACCTATTATTTAAGACTAAGCGGGCAAATGACCTAAACCCGCAGCACACGAAAATAGCAAATAGTAAGTTAATACTTCTCACCATAAAGATGGTTATAGGTGTAACGGTCTTAATTGTGGCATCAAACTTCCTCGTGAATCAGGTCGTTGATGTAGCTTCAATTCTGAAAATACCAGAGGTGTTGGTTGGTATCCTTATTCTTGGTATTGGCACAAACACTCCTGAGCTAGTTGTAGCACTAACAAGCAGCGCCACCAATGAGAATAAAATTGCAGCTGGAAACGTCCTTGGTAGTGCAACTACTAATGTAGCGATATTGGGTCTTGTAGCGATTTTAAGTCCTTATCAGCTCAATGGTTCAAGCACAATTCTTGTCGTGTCGATTATCCTGACAGTAACATGCCTAATACTAGGCTATTTCGCTTGGACCGATAAGCGTATTGTGCGCTGGGAGGGTATTGCACTTGTTTTTCTCTATCTCATTATGTTTGTTTACAGCTTGAATAAAGTGATACATTTTTGATATGGATCAGTCACAAAAGAATGTGTTAGTCCAGGAGAGAGTTGTGTCGCCTCTATCATTGTTGGTGAATCAGCTTAAATCACCGCTGGTTTTTGTGCTCATATTTGCCGCACTGATAACCACGGCTCTTGCTGAATATGTCGACACACTATTTATCTTGGTAGCGATTGCGATAAACAGTGCACTCGGTTTCTATCAAGAATACAAGGCTGAAAATACTTTGCAACAGCTTAAAAAACTGATCAATCCTAAAGCAGTTATTGTGCGCAACGGTAAGAAGTTCACGATAGAGTTGGCCGAGGTGATGGTAGGTGATATAGCTGAGCTTACCATAGAGCATCAGATTCCTGCCGATGGCGAGTTAGTAGAAGCGATGGGACTGACCGTGAATGAGGCTATATTGACCGGTGAATCCGTGCCAGTGCACAAATCACACGGCGATATGATCTATGCAGGGACAAGACTGCTGACTGGGCATGGATATATGAAAGTGAAATCGATTGGAGGCAATACTAGCATCGGGAAAATCGGAGCCAGTGTATCGTCAATTAGCGATACAAAGACACCTTTGCAGCATCAGCTCGGGAAGCTTGCGAGATATCTCTCGATTATTGCCGCACTTTGTGCCGCACTGCTTTTCCTTGTCGGCTTGCTATATGGGTATGA encodes:
- a CDS encoding prephenate dehydratase domain-containing protein, yielding MKIGIQGGEGSFNHSAALKYISENGIKNAKIEYLYTSERVLAALEAGEVDLGLFAIFNTLGGVVEESAEAIGKHDFQYVDTLSLQIRHFLMCSHECSAADLKTIYAHPQVFIQCALTLGKRYASVELRSGDGEMIDTARAAQALASGELDKHCAILGNKDMAEIYGLKIVDEDLQDREDNNTHFLIVRPLKQLKA
- a CDS encoding sodium:calcium antiporter, whose amino-acid sequence is MDLLLKLTGIVILLLLMIKSAGVIRSSLVSLSYRTRINYFISGFVLLSFASSLPEFSIAISSASQDVPQLSVGNLFGATLFLMTVTVGALAIKHRSIPFKTMFGRREVIMSLLLIFMMAVVVIDKNLSKADGVILISAYVGLILYLLFKTKRANDLNPQHTKIANSKLILLTIKMVIGVTVLIVASNFLVNQVVDVASILKIPEVLVGILILGIGTNTPELVVALTSSATNENKIAAGNVLGSATTNVAILGLVAILSPYQLNGSSTILVVSIILTVTCLILGYFAWTDKRIVRWEGIALVFLYLIMFVYSLNKVIHF